One Polaribacter sp. KT25b DNA segment encodes these proteins:
- a CDS encoding peptide MFS transporter: MSTVTTNKEFSLLNHKPALFVLFFTEMWERFSYYGMRAIFVLFLTASFSDGGWEWTRERALGLLGIYTSSVYLTPLIGGIIADKLLGYQKAVALGALAMTLGHAAMSLETETTLYIGIALLIIGNGLFKPNVTSIVSGLYDKYPERKDGAFTIFYMGVNAGGFLGVLLCGFLANNLSYSWGFGLAGIFMFLGTLQFWFGREIFENIGTSPSKKVDLSDAVANVETPEETVANHIQRDRYIVVAILAFFTVFFWWAFEQASGSMNIFAKDYTQRALTGNAALTFKIVDVLVSTVPLIIISWVLLKLFGQTFKKITLSNTVLGISFLSIWGIVIWKLSVIIPQQNAEIEASWFLILNSLFIIFLAPLFSKWWESKFNPSAAVKFGIGMILLGVGFGALAYGSSSIPQGAKTASVSLVWLFLAYLFHTMGELCVSPVGLSYVSKLVPAKKIGMMFGIWYLVNALGNYLAAKTGSYIDPIVEQYSMSFFFLIFTIIPAAVGLIFLVLNPIIKKLMHGIR, translated from the coding sequence ATGAGTACAGTTACAACAAACAAAGAATTTAGTTTATTAAATCATAAACCCGCACTTTTTGTATTATTCTTTACAGAAATGTGGGAACGCTTTTCTTATTACGGAATGCGAGCAATTTTTGTATTATTCTTAACCGCATCTTTTTCTGATGGAGGTTGGGAATGGACAAGAGAAAGAGCTTTAGGACTTTTAGGAATCTACACAAGTTCGGTGTATTTAACGCCATTAATAGGTGGTATTATTGCTGATAAATTATTAGGATATCAAAAAGCTGTTGCACTTGGAGCGTTAGCAATGACTTTAGGTCATGCAGCAATGTCTTTAGAAACAGAAACCACTTTATATATTGGTATTGCTTTATTAATTATTGGAAACGGTTTATTTAAACCAAATGTAACTTCTATCGTTAGTGGATTGTATGACAAATATCCTGAAAGAAAAGATGGCGCTTTTACCATATTTTATATGGGTGTAAATGCTGGTGGTTTTTTAGGTGTTTTATTATGCGGATTTTTAGCAAATAACTTAAGTTATTCTTGGGGATTTGGTTTAGCAGGAATTTTTATGTTTTTAGGAACTTTACAGTTTTGGTTTGGTAGAGAAATTTTCGAAAATATAGGAACTTCGCCAAGTAAAAAAGTAGACTTATCTGACGCTGTTGCAAATGTTGAAACTCCAGAAGAAACAGTTGCCAATCATATTCAAAGAGATAGATATATTGTAGTTGCAATTTTAGCTTTCTTTACCGTTTTCTTTTGGTGGGCTTTTGAGCAAGCAAGTGGTTCTATGAATATTTTTGCAAAAGATTATACACAACGAGCGTTAACAGGCAACGCTGCCTTAACTTTTAAAATTGTAGATGTTTTAGTTTCTACAGTTCCGTTAATCATTATTTCATGGGTTTTACTAAAATTATTTGGGCAAACTTTCAAAAAAATAACACTATCAAATACGGTTTTAGGTATAAGTTTTTTAAGTATCTGGGGAATTGTAATCTGGAAACTTTCTGTTATTATTCCGCAACAAAATGCAGAAATAGAAGCTTCTTGGTTTTTAATTTTAAATTCACTTTTTATCATCTTTTTAGCACCCTTATTTTCTAAATGGTGGGAAAGTAAATTCAATCCATCAGCTGCAGTAAAATTCGGAATTGGTATGATTCTTCTAGGAGTTGGTTTTGGTGCTTTAGCTTATGGATCTAGCTCAATTCCGCAAGGAGCAAAAACAGCTTCCGTAAGTTTAGTTTGGTTGTTTTTAGCTTATCTTTTTCATACAATGGGCGAATTATGTGTTTCTCCTGTTGGTCTTTCTTACGTTTCTAAATTAGTTCCTGCAAAGAAAATTGGTATGATGTTTGGTATTTGGTATTTGGTAAACGCTTTAGGAAATTATTTAGCGGCCAAAACAGGTAGTTATATAGACCCAATTGTAGAGCAATATTCTATGTCTTTTTTCTTTCTGATATTTACAATAATTCCAGCTGCTGTAGGTTTGATATTTTTAGTATTAAACCCTATTATTAAAAAACTTATGCATGGAATTAGATAA
- a CDS encoding peptide MFS transporter, translated as MSKSIISTEEQQLFGHPKGLFYLFFAELWERFSFYGMRALLTLYMVEKIFKAIAERDTATAVVYASYGSLVYASTVIGGQISDKILGMRASIFLGGILMALGHFVLAIENDIAFFLALALIVVGNGFFKPNISTFVGSLYKEGDVRKDSGFTIFYMGINIGGMVAPFLCGLLALKYGYHYGFGLAGIGMLTGLFAFWRGIKTNVFGDKGMPPSKEVYEKKLVGIPQKTLIPIVAFLAAPGIAWLLAAWRDNYVSFIFKFIGVAVLVYLGYIIFNLKTNEARKKLIMAVLITFFMTLFWGFHELSGSVITLFASRNVDLDGIMSASQTNGLNSMFIIILAIPISLLWGYLSKRNMNPRTPYKFGLGLLLAGASFYILSISGASADENGMVPFYYLFAMYFIISVGELFMSPVGLSKITDLSPKNIVAFMMGVWFLSSAFAFQIVGFISEQLAIESTDANVGGLETLTIYTDGFHLIALYAIGAGAIVLVFSPLMKKLLGNVH; from the coding sequence ATGTCAAAATCAATTATTTCAACAGAAGAACAACAACTATTTGGGCATCCAAAAGGGTTATTTTATTTGTTCTTTGCCGAACTTTGGGAACGTTTTAGTTTCTATGGAATGAGGGCGTTATTAACGCTTTACATGGTAGAAAAAATATTTAAAGCAATTGCCGAGCGCGATACTGCAACAGCTGTAGTTTACGCTTCTTATGGTTCTTTAGTATATGCTTCAACTGTAATTGGCGGGCAAATTTCTGATAAAATACTAGGAATGAGAGCTTCGATATTTTTAGGCGGAATTTTAATGGCATTAGGCCATTTTGTTTTAGCTATAGAAAATGATATTGCTTTTTTTTTAGCACTAGCTTTAATTGTAGTTGGTAATGGTTTCTTTAAACCAAACATTTCTACTTTTGTAGGTTCTTTATATAAAGAAGGAGACGTAAGAAAAGATTCTGGTTTTACTATTTTCTATATGGGAATTAATATTGGAGGTATGGTTGCGCCTTTTTTATGCGGATTATTAGCTCTTAAATATGGTTATCATTATGGTTTTGGATTAGCAGGAATTGGAATGTTAACTGGATTATTTGCTTTTTGGAGAGGAATTAAAACCAATGTTTTTGGTGATAAAGGAATGCCACCAAGCAAAGAAGTTTACGAGAAAAAATTAGTAGGTATTCCTCAAAAAACTCTAATTCCGATTGTAGCATTTTTAGCTGCTCCAGGAATTGCATGGTTATTAGCAGCATGGAGAGATAATTATGTTAGCTTTATTTTTAAATTTATTGGAGTTGCTGTTTTAGTATATCTAGGTTACATTATTTTTAATTTAAAAACTAATGAAGCTCGAAAAAAATTAATTATGGCAGTTTTAATTACCTTTTTCATGACTCTCTTTTGGGGTTTTCATGAATTATCTGGAAGTGTAATTACTCTGTTTGCATCAAGAAATGTTGACCTAGACGGTATAATGAGCGCAAGCCAAACTAATGGACTAAACTCCATGTTCATAATTATTTTAGCAATTCCTATTTCACTTTTATGGGGATATTTATCTAAAAGAAATATGAATCCAAGAACACCATATAAATTTGGTTTAGGATTACTTTTAGCTGGTGCAAGTTTCTATATTTTATCTATAAGTGGTGCAAGTGCAGACGAAAATGGTATGGTTCCTTTCTATTATTTATTTGCGATGTATTTTATCATTTCTGTTGGAGAGTTATTTATGTCTCCTGTTGGATTATCAAAAATTACAGATTTATCTCCAAAAAATATTGTAGCTTTTATGATGGGAGTGTGGTTTTTATCATCTGCTTTTGCTTTTCAAATTGTAGGGTTTATTTCAGAACAATTGGCAATTGAAAGTACAGACGCAAATGTTGGTGGTTTAGAAACACTAACAATATATACTGATGGATTTCACCTAATTGCTCTCTATGCAATTGGAGCTGGAGCAATCGTATTAGTATTCTCCCCATTAATGAAAAAACTATTAGGTAACGTTCACTAA
- the surE gene encoding 5'/3'-nucleotidase SurE has protein sequence MQERPLILITNDDGITAPGIRALIKIMNKIGEVVVVAPDSPQSGMGHAITVDNVLTCNPITIDDGPQLEYTCSGTPADCVKMAISEILNKKPDLCVSGINHGANSSINVIYSGTMSAAIEAGIEGVPAIGFSLLDFKWHADFKPAEEFVKKITLNTLLNGLPEGIVLNVNIPNLKAEEIKGVKICRQANGFWKEIFDKRKSPFGKEYYWLSGEFVNKDKGQDTDVFALENGYISIVPVQFDLTAHHMIQKINSWEL, from the coding sequence ATGCAAGAAAGACCTTTGATTTTAATAACAAATGATGACGGAATTACTGCTCCAGGAATTAGAGCGCTTATTAAAATAATGAATAAAATTGGTGAAGTTGTGGTTGTTGCTCCAGATAGTCCGCAAAGCGGAATGGGGCATGCAATTACTGTTGATAATGTGTTAACTTGTAATCCTATTACGATTGATGATGGACCTCAACTAGAATATACATGTTCTGGAACGCCTGCCGATTGTGTAAAAATGGCAATTAGTGAGATTTTAAATAAAAAACCAGATTTATGTGTTTCTGGTATTAATCATGGAGCAAATTCTTCTATAAATGTAATTTATTCTGGAACAATGAGTGCTGCAATTGAAGCTGGTATAGAAGGTGTACCTGCAATTGGGTTTTCTTTATTAGATTTTAAATGGCATGCAGATTTTAAACCTGCAGAAGAATTTGTAAAAAAAATTACGCTAAATACCTTGTTAAATGGTTTGCCAGAGGGCATTGTTTTAAACGTAAATATCCCAAATTTAAAAGCTGAAGAAATAAAAGGTGTTAAAATTTGTAGACAAGCAAATGGCTTTTGGAAAGAAATTTTTGACAAACGTAAAAGTCCTTTTGGAAAAGAATATTATTGGCTTTCTGGTGAATTTGTTAATAAAGATAAAGGGCAAGATACAGATGTTTTTGCTTTAGAAAATGGTTATATTTCTATTGTACCTGTTCAGTTTGATTTAACAGCACATCATATGATTCAAAAAATAAACTCTTGGGAACTGTAA
- a CDS encoding ComEC/Rec2 family competence protein: protein MKRLLNYLPFHFVGLLILGIYLQFYHQIWQFGFLKLFASILVTSLFLLILKNKKIVTVVSFILFFFIGVSAIYFTNDVNYNSYYQHSLKDNSSVVLKVDKVLKSSTYYDKYEVEVTQVDGIKSNGKVLLNVIKDSLNTALKVDELLVVKSSFQEINSSLNPHQFNYKNYLERQGIHQQLFLENKQLKRIGFQGFSLLGISAKFRNIIEESLQKYNFKTDELAVINALILGQRQDISKELISDYQKAGAIHILAVSGLHVGIILLILSWIFKPLERLKNGKIIKTILVVLFLWMFAFVAGLSASVVRAVTMFTFLSVSLTFKRKNVIEFSLISSMFLLLVVKPMFLFDVGFQLSYLAVFGIIWVQPKLYKMYKPRFKIVDKFWQLITVSFAAQMGILPLSLFYFHQFPSLFLLSNLVIIPFLGAILIGGIVIISLSLLGFLPQILATIYGFVISLMNNFVGWISMQEQFLWKEISMSFLWMITFYFLVIFGTRFLIDTSAKKLIYFLISIVLIQSVFVFENHQKKTKKEFIVFHKSRNSVIGIRVGEQLLIHHDLDTLAIEKSNFITSYSIGENINKVFKNTIPAVFQFKKEQILIIDSLGVYQLKGLINPIVVLQYSPKINLERLIKTISPKQIIADGNNYKTYVNNWKAICEKQKTPFYYTGKNGAFVYEKK from the coding sequence ATGAAAAGGTTACTTAATTATTTACCCTTCCACTTTGTGGGACTTCTTATTTTAGGAATTTATTTACAATTTTACCATCAAATTTGGCAATTTGGTTTTCTAAAATTATTTGCATCAATTTTAGTTACTTCTTTATTCTTGTTGATTCTCAAAAACAAGAAAATAGTTACAGTCGTATCTTTTATTTTGTTCTTTTTTATTGGCGTTTCTGCTATTTATTTTACGAATGATGTAAATTACAATAGCTATTATCAACATTCTTTAAAAGACAATTCCTCAGTGGTTTTAAAGGTTGATAAAGTGTTAAAATCTAGCACTTATTATGATAAATATGAAGTTGAAGTCACACAAGTTGATGGAATCAAATCCAACGGAAAAGTTTTATTAAATGTAATAAAAGATAGTTTAAATACAGCCTTAAAAGTAGATGAGTTATTGGTTGTGAAATCTAGCTTTCAAGAAATAAATTCGTCATTAAATCCGCATCAATTTAACTACAAAAACTATTTAGAAAGGCAAGGAATTCATCAACAGTTATTTTTAGAAAATAAGCAATTAAAAAGAATTGGATTTCAGGGTTTTTCTTTACTTGGTATTTCAGCAAAATTCAGAAACATTATAGAAGAATCTCTTCAAAAATATAATTTTAAAACGGATGAATTAGCGGTTATAAACGCTTTGATACTTGGGCAAAGACAAGATATTTCTAAAGAATTAATTTCTGATTATCAAAAAGCAGGAGCGATACATATTTTAGCAGTTTCTGGTTTGCATGTTGGTATTATTTTACTCATTTTATCCTGGATTTTTAAACCTTTAGAAAGATTAAAAAACGGGAAAATTATCAAAACAATTTTGGTTGTTTTATTTCTTTGGATGTTTGCCTTCGTTGCAGGGCTTTCTGCATCTGTAGTTAGAGCTGTAACCATGTTTACTTTTCTGTCTGTTAGCTTAACTTTTAAAAGGAAAAACGTGATTGAATTTTCATTAATTTCATCTATGTTTTTATTATTAGTTGTAAAACCTATGTTTTTGTTTGATGTTGGTTTTCAGTTAAGTTATTTGGCTGTTTTTGGCATTATTTGGGTGCAACCTAAATTGTATAAAATGTACAAACCAAGATTTAAAATAGTTGATAAATTTTGGCAATTGATAACGGTTTCTTTTGCTGCTCAAATGGGGATTTTACCTCTGAGTTTATTTTATTTTCACCAATTTCCAAGTTTGTTTTTGTTGTCTAATTTGGTAATTATCCCTTTTTTAGGTGCTATTTTAATTGGCGGAATTGTAATTATTTCTCTTTCATTACTTGGTTTTTTGCCTCAGATCTTAGCAACTATTTATGGGTTTGTAATTTCGTTAATGAACAACTTTGTTGGTTGGATTTCTATGCAAGAACAATTTTTGTGGAAAGAGATTTCGATGTCTTTTTTATGGATGATTACATTCTATTTTCTTGTGATTTTTGGCACGCGTTTTTTGATTGATACATCAGCTAAAAAGCTTATTTATTTTTTAATTTCAATTGTACTAATTCAAAGTGTTTTTGTGTTTGAAAATCATCAGAAGAAAACAAAAAAAGAGTTTATTGTATTTCATAAAAGTAGAAACTCAGTAATTGGAATTAGAGTAGGGGAACAGCTATTAATTCATCATGATTTAGATACTTTGGCGATTGAAAAATCAAACTTTATAACGTCTTATAGTATTGGAGAAAATATTAACAAGGTTTTTAAAAATACTATTCCTGCAGTTTTTCAATTTAAAAAAGAGCAAATTTTAATTATTGATAGTTTAGGCGTTTATCAGCTAAAAGGTTTGATAAATCCCATTGTAGTTTTGCAATATTCGCCTAAAATAAATTTAGAAAGATTGATTAAAACCATCAGTCCAAAACAAATTATTGCAGACGGAAATAATTATAAAACCTATGTAAATAATTGGAAAGCTATTTGTGAAAAGCAAAAAACTCCATTTTATTACACAGGTAAAAATGGAGCTTTTGTTTATGAAAAAAAATGA
- a CDS encoding S9 family peptidase, which translates to MKKLFILVSISLLISCKEHTKTTSNLTSGTKEITLEEIWDDTFKPQSMIALNSMNGDFYSLINVDKTTKETTVDAYSYKTLEKVETIVNSKNLEGLDSFSSYSFNAEESSLILGTNFKKIYRHSFTGTFYYYNIGSKKLMLIGEDIQEPTFSPDSKKIAYVKNNNIYILNLTNDHKLTQVTKDGKFNSIINGITDWVYEEEFGFVKAFEWSKNSDYLAFLRFDETDVPTFSMDIVGSELYPKQQVFKYPKAGEKNADVTLHMYTLSSKNSKNIALGDYEYIPRIKWTNDANILVATTLNRHQNNLKLHKIYALRSSSILLLEETDKAYIDITDNLTFLNDNSFIWTSEKDGFNHIYHYDFGGKLINQITKGNWEVTRYYGFNEAKNTIYYQSVENGSTNRGVYSIGLDGDNKKLLSNNEGENTAAFSKNLNYFINTFSSAETPPIYSLYAAEGEKIKVIKDNAELKTKLSTYKMSQKEFSTININGNDLNMWMLKPVDFDENKKYPMLMFQYSGPGSQQVGNKWNIDKDYWHNMLAQKGMIVVCVDGRGTGFKGAEFKKITQKELGKYEVEDQIAAAKQLAELSYIDKNNIGIWGWSYGGFMSTNCILKGSDIFSTAIAIAPVTSWRFYDSVYTERYMQTPQENASGYDDNSPINYAEKLQGNYLLIHGTGDDNVHVQNSYRMINSLIEANKQFDMFMYPDRTHAIVEGKNTRLNLYTKMTNFIDENLNKQ; encoded by the coding sequence ATGAAAAAATTATTCATTTTAGTATCAATATCACTTTTAATTAGCTGTAAAGAACACACAAAAACTACTTCAAATTTGACATCAGGAACTAAAGAAATCACCCTAGAAGAAATATGGGATGACACATTTAAACCACAAAGTATGATCGCTTTAAATTCTATGAATGGCGATTTTTATTCTTTAATAAATGTTGATAAAACAACAAAAGAAACTACTGTAGACGCTTATAGTTACAAAACTTTAGAGAAAGTAGAAACAATTGTAAACAGCAAAAATCTAGAGGGTTTAGATAGTTTTTCTTCCTATAGTTTTAATGCCGAAGAATCTTCTTTAATTTTAGGAACAAATTTTAAAAAAATATATAGACACTCATTTACAGGTACTTTCTATTATTACAATATTGGCTCTAAAAAATTAATGCTGATTGGTGAAGATATTCAAGAACCAACATTTTCTCCTGATAGTAAAAAAATTGCCTACGTTAAAAATAATAATATTTATATTTTAAATTTAACGAATGATCATAAATTAACTCAAGTTACTAAAGATGGTAAATTTAATTCTATTATAAACGGAATAACTGATTGGGTTTACGAAGAAGAATTTGGTTTTGTAAAAGCTTTCGAGTGGAGTAAAAACAGTGATTATTTAGCTTTTTTACGTTTTGATGAAACTGATGTCCCTACTTTTTCTATGGATATTGTTGGGTCGGAATTGTATCCAAAACAGCAAGTTTTTAAATATCCAAAAGCAGGAGAAAAAAATGCTGATGTTACTTTACACATGTATACGCTTTCATCAAAAAATAGTAAAAATATTGCCTTGGGCGATTATGAATATATTCCGAGAATTAAATGGACAAATGATGCAAATATTCTCGTTGCAACGACTTTAAATCGCCATCAAAATAATTTAAAACTGCATAAAATATATGCGCTTAGAAGCAGTTCTATTTTACTTTTGGAAGAAACTGATAAAGCGTATATTGATATTACTGATAATCTTACTTTTTTAAATGATAATAGCTTTATTTGGACTAGCGAAAAAGACGGATTTAATCATATTTATCACTATGATTTTGGCGGAAAATTGATCAATCAAATTACAAAAGGAAATTGGGAAGTAACTAGATATTATGGTTTTAATGAAGCTAAAAACACTATTTATTATCAATCTGTAGAAAATGGCTCTACAAATAGAGGCGTTTATTCTATTGGTTTAGACGGAGACAATAAAAAGTTATTAAGTAATAATGAGGGAGAAAATACTGCTGCTTTTAGCAAAAACTTAAACTACTTTATAAATACGTTTTCATCCGCAGAAACTCCACCAATTTATTCTTTGTATGCTGCTGAAGGAGAAAAAATAAAAGTAATCAAAGACAATGCTGAGTTAAAAACAAAATTATCGACTTATAAAATGAGTCAGAAAGAGTTTTCTACGATCAACATAAATGGCAATGATTTAAATATGTGGATGCTAAAACCTGTTGATTTTGATGAGAATAAAAAATATCCAATGTTGATGTTTCAGTATTCTGGTCCAGGATCTCAACAAGTTGGAAATAAATGGAACATCGACAAAGATTATTGGCACAATATGTTAGCACAAAAAGGAATGATTGTAGTTTGTGTTGATGGACGAGGTACTGGTTTTAAAGGTGCCGAATTCAAGAAAATTACGCAAAAAGAATTAGGTAAATATGAAGTTGAAGATCAAATTGCTGCAGCAAAACAATTAGCTGAACTTTCTTATATTGATAAAAATAATATTGGTATTTGGGGTTGGTCTTATGGTGGTTTTATGAGTACAAATTGCATCTTAAAAGGAAGTGATATTTTCTCTACAGCAATTGCAATTGCACCAGTAACTTCTTGGCGTTTTTACGATTCTGTTTACACAGAACGCTATATGCAAACTCCACAAGAAAATGCAAGTGGTTATGATGATAATTCACCAATAAATTACGCAGAAAAGTTACAAGGCAATTATTTATTAATTCACGGAACTGGTGATGATAATGTACACGTACAAAACTCGTATAGAATGATAAATTCTTTAATCGAAGCCAACAAACAATTTGATATGTTTATGTATCCAGACAGAACACATGCAATTGTAGAAGGAAAAAATACGCGATTAAATTTGTACACAAAAATGACTAACTTTATCGACGAAAATTTAAATAAACAGTAA
- a CDS encoding C40 family peptidase, whose amino-acid sequence MKKISFICLFFLFILNSCGTVSPLVLKANKGVSVTDKVVYNALQFEGVRYRRGGVTANGFDCSGLIYTSFNLENIQLPRQSMYMANEGVEISLSQVKKGDLLFFITGRKSKNINHVGLIVSKDDNEISFIHATTARGVIVSSLSERYWKNAFLKATKVL is encoded by the coding sequence ATGAAAAAAATAAGCTTTATCTGTTTGTTCTTTTTGTTTATATTGAATTCATGCGGAACAGTAAGTCCTTTGGTTTTAAAAGCAAATAAAGGAGTCTCAGTTACAGATAAAGTAGTTTACAATGCCTTACAATTTGAAGGTGTAAGATATAGAAGAGGAGGCGTTACGGCTAATGGTTTTGATTGTTCTGGGCTTATTTACACTTCTTTTAATTTAGAAAATATTCAATTACCAAGGCAATCTATGTATATGGCAAATGAAGGTGTTGAAATTTCATTAAGCCAAGTTAAAAAAGGGGATTTATTATTTTTTATTACAGGTAGAAAAAGTAAAAACATTAATCATGTTGGGTTGATTGTTTCTAAAGATGATAACGAAATTAGTTTTATACACGCTACAACTGCTAGAGGTGTTATTGTTTCTAGTTTGTCAGAAAGATACTGGAAAAATGCATTTTTAAAGGCTACAAAAGTATTATAA
- a CDS encoding thioredoxin fold domain-containing protein, with amino-acid sequence MKKIIVLITILAFNFNLKAQEINWMSLNKALELQKENPKKIMMDVYANWCGPCKLLDKETFHNKDVVAYVNEHFYAVKFNGEGNETINYKEHTFGNPNYDETRANSRNSAHEFADFMGISAYPTIAFLNEKGEFVIPLKGFYNPQQLEFYLKMLAEDKHIELTNQEKYNEYQQAFIPEFKS; translated from the coding sequence ATGAAAAAAATAATAGTACTTATAACAATTTTAGCTTTTAATTTCAATTTAAAAGCACAAGAAATAAATTGGATGTCTTTAAATAAAGCTTTAGAACTTCAGAAAGAAAATCCTAAAAAAATAATGATGGATGTGTATGCAAATTGGTGCGGACCTTGTAAACTTTTAGACAAAGAAACTTTTCATAATAAAGATGTTGTAGCGTATGTTAATGAACATTTTTATGCTGTAAAATTTAATGGAGAAGGTAATGAAACTATAAACTATAAAGAACATACTTTTGGCAATCCTAATTACGATGAAACAAGAGCAAACTCTAGAAATAGCGCTCATGAATTTGCTGATTTTATGGGGATAAGTGCATATCCTACAATTGCTTTTTTAAATGAAAAAGGCGAATTTGTAATTCCGTTAAAAGGTTTTTACAATCCTCAACAACTAGAGTTTTATCTTAAAATGTTAGCTGAAGACAAACATATTGAGTTAACGAATCAAGAGAAATATAATGAATATCAACAAGCATTTATACCTGAATTTAAAAGTTAG
- the lpxB gene encoding lipid-A-disaccharide synthase: protein MKYYIIAGEASGDLHGSNLMKELYKEDAQADIRFWGGDLMQNVGGTLVSHYKERAFMGFFEVLKNLSKVLGFMKFCKNDIVDFKPDVLIFIDNSGFNLRIAKWAKLQGFKTNYYISPQVWASRAGRVKDIKRDIDKMFVILPFEKEFYKKHDYEVSFVGHPLIDAIADRNQVGIQKFREEHNLGAKPIIALLPGSRKQEITKMLSVMLSLVDDFSEYQFVIAGAPSQDFSFYQQIIGDREVRFINNKTYDLLSISYAALVASGTATLETALFKVPQVVCYKGGTISYQIAKRIITLKFISLVNLIMDKEVVTELIQNDFTKEKLVVELRKILDAKNREKLFLEYFELEKILGGKGASKKVAKSIYKNLKN from the coding sequence ATGAAATATTACATTATTGCTGGTGAAGCTTCTGGAGATTTACATGGTTCTAATTTAATGAAAGAATTGTACAAAGAAGATGCACAAGCAGACATCCGTTTTTGGGGTGGAGATTTAATGCAAAATGTTGGCGGAACTTTAGTAAGTCATTATAAAGAAAGAGCTTTTATGGGCTTTTTTGAAGTTTTAAAAAACCTATCAAAAGTATTGGGTTTTATGAAGTTTTGTAAAAATGATATTGTTGATTTTAAGCCAGATGTACTCATTTTTATAGACAATTCGGGCTTTAATTTACGAATTGCAAAATGGGCAAAACTACAAGGTTTTAAAACCAATTATTATATTTCTCCACAAGTTTGGGCAAGTAGAGCAGGTAGAGTTAAAGATATTAAAAGAGATATTGATAAAATGTTTGTAATTCTTCCTTTTGAGAAAGAATTTTATAAAAAACACGATTATGAAGTTTCGTTTGTTGGGCATCCTTTAATTGATGCAATTGCTGATAGAAATCAAGTTGGAATTCAAAAATTTAGAGAAGAACACAATTTAGGAGCAAAGCCAATAATTGCGTTACTACCAGGAAGTAGAAAGCAAGAAATTACCAAAATGCTTTCTGTAATGTTGTCTTTAGTTGATGATTTTTCTGAGTATCAATTTGTAATTGCAGGTGCGCCAAGTCAGGATTTTTCTTTTTATCAGCAAATAATTGGCGATAGAGAAGTGCGTTTTATCAACAATAAAACCTACGATTTATTAAGTATTTCATATGCCGCTTTAGTGGCATCAGGAACCGCAACTTTAGAAACCGCTTTATTTAAAGTACCACAAGTGGTTTGTTATAAAGGCGGAACGATTTCTTATCAAATTGCAAAAAGAATTATTACGCTAAAATTTATTTCTTTGGTAAATTTAATTATGGATAAAGAAGTTGTTACAGAATTAATACAAAATGATTTTACAAAAGAAAAATTAGTAGTAGAATTGCGCAAAATTTTAGATGCTAAAAATAGGGAGAAACTATTTTTAGAGTATTTTGAATTAGAGAAAATTTTAGGAGGTAAAGGAGCATCAAAAAAAGTAGCAAAATCTATATATAAAAACCTTAAAAATTAA